The Engystomops pustulosus chromosome 1, aEngPut4.maternal, whole genome shotgun sequence genome has a window encoding:
- the GAB1 gene encoding GRB2-associated-binding protein 1 isoform X5, whose product MMMSSGGGAGGGGEVVCSGWLRKSPPEKKLKRFAWKRRWFVLRSGRLTGDPDVLEYYKNDHAKKPIRIIDLNLCEQVDAGLVFPKKEFEHSYIFDIKTIDRIFYLVAESEEEMNRWVRSICDICGFNPTEEDLRPSSVPVQAPIEIPMTAGSDVSAHSHHGQLPQPYQLLNVPPVESANNHEDPPDYLLLINCQSKKPEPSRSHADSAKSVTSETDCNDNVATHKSSSAHKHTLNGYFQQSSVYDSPSRAGSCSESSLYNLPRSYSQDVLPKAVSPSGTDVDGDQSVFNMSGASLLESQLRQMSVSYDIPPSSGSTYQIPRTVHENSLGQSTTKLETIADVPPPRPPKPYYSSERSPAEHSLTRTASETDSNYCVPTGGMATSRSNTVSSLELNKYRKDMSSQELYDVPRPFPSDRSSSLEGFHFKNRSMLAMGSFSTEELDENYVPMNPNSPPRQHSNSCTEPIQETNYVPMTPGTFDFSAFGMQVPPPAHMGFRSSPQTPPRRSVPSTDCEPPPVDRNLKPHRKGQSPKILRPKPHGLERTDSQTIGEFPRRKKVKPAPLEIKPVPDWVELPVRSPVTRSFTRDSSRFPMPPRPDSVHSTASSSDSQDSEENYVPMNPNLPTDGPCIFESNSLDGGNSPMVKPKGDKQVEYLDLDLDSGKSTPPRKKKSTGSGSSAAEEKVDYVVVDKEKTLALTNTRKAWTDERQSTESETPTKSVK is encoded by the exons GCATGGAAGCGGAGGTGGTTTGTGCTTCGAAGCGGGCGTTTAACTGGCGATCCTGATGTGCTCGAATACTACAAAAATGACCATGCCAAGAAGCCTATTCGTATTATTGACTTGAACCTTTGTGAACAAGTTGATGCTGGACTGGTTTTCCCCAAAAAAGAATTTGAACATAGTTATATTTTTGATATAAAAACTATTGATCGGATATTTTATTTGGTAGCCGAAAGTGAAGAGGAAATGAATCGGTGGGTTCGAAGCATATGTGACATCTGCGGTTTCAACCCCACTGAAGAGG ATCTGAGACCCTCCAGTGTTCCTGTACAAGCACCCATTGAGATTCCCATGACTGCAGGCTCCGATGTCTCTGCCCATTCACACCATGGTCAACTCCCCCAGCCCTACCAACTCCTTAACGTACCACCTGTAGAGTCTGCAAACAACCACGAGGACCCCCCAGACTATTTACTGTTAATCAACTGCCAAAGCAAGAAACCAGAGCCATCAAG ATCTCATGCAGATTCTGCAAAGTCGGTAACATCTGAAACGGACTGCAATGATAATGTTGCCACTCATAAGAGTTCTTCAGCACACAAGCACACCCTAAATGGATACTTTCAGCAATCTAGTGTATATGACTCTCCATCCCGTGCTGGATCTTGCTCAGAGTCTAGTTTGTATAACTTGCCGAGAAGCTATTCACAAGATGTTTTACCAAAAGCAGTTTCTCCTTCTGGTACAGATGTGGATGGGGATCAGAGTGTTTTTAATATGTCCGGTGCATCCTTATTGGAATCCCAGCTAAGGCAAATGTCTGTAAGCTATGACATTCCACCCAGCTCAGGAAGCACATATCAGATACCTCGGACTGTACATGAAAACTCTTTAGGACAGTCTACAACAAAGTTAGAGACTATTGCTGATGTTCCCCCACCAAGACCACCAAAGCCTTATTACTCTTCTGAGCGCTCCCCAGCAGAACACAGTCTAACACGCACTGCCTCAGAGACTGACAGTAACTACTGTGTGCCTACAGGAGGAATGGCCACATCACGTAGTAATACAGTCTCTAGTTTAGAATTAAATAAATATAGGAAAG atatGAGTTCCCAAGAGTTGTATGATGTTCCACGTCCTTTCCCCAGTGATAGATCTAGTTCACTTGAGGGTTTTCATTTT AAAAATAGAAGCATGTTGGCAATGGGTAGTTTCTCTACAGAAGAATTAGATGAAAACTATGTTCCTATGAACCCCAATTCTCCTCCTCGGCAGCATTCAAACAGCTGCACAGAACCCATCCAAGAAACCAACTACGTTCCCATGACCCCAGGCACGTTTGATTTCTCAGCATTCGGGATGCAAGTTCCACCTCCAGCTCACATGGGGTTTAGATCCAGTCCCCAAACCCCACCAAGGAGGTCTGTGCCCTCCACTGACTGTGAGCCTCCACCTGTAGATAGAAATCTGAAACCTCACAGAAAAG GTCAAAGCCCTAAAATTTTAAGACCTAAACCTCACGGTTTAGAGCGAACTGATTCACAAACCATAGGTGAATTTCCCAGAAGAAAAAAGG TTAAACCAGCGCCACTGGAAATAAAGCCAGTCCCTGATTGGGTGGAGTTACCTGTTCGCTCTCCCGTAACCAGAAGCTTTACACGAGA TTCCTCCAGGTTTCCCATGCCTCCCAGACCGGACTCTGTTCATAGCACAGCTTCCAGCAGTGACTCACAGGACAGTGAAGAAAACTATGTGCCTATGAATCCCAATCTACCCACAGATGGCCCA TGCATATTTGAGAGCAACAGCCTGGATGGAGGGAACAGCCCCATGGTGAAACCGAAAGGTGACAAACAAGTAGAATATCTAGATTTGGACTTGGACTCTGGCAAGTCAACACCTCCAAGAAAA AAGAAGAGCACGGGGTCTGGTAGCAGTGCAGCAGAAGAAAAGGTGGATTATGTTGTTGTTGACAAGGAAAAAACCCTGGCACTGACAAATACCAGGAAGGCATGGACTGACGAAAGACAGTCGACCGAATCTGAAACCCCAACTAAGAGCGTCAAATGA
- the GAB1 gene encoding GRB2-associated-binding protein 1 isoform X7 — MMMSSGGGAGGGGEVVCSGWLRKSPPEKKLKRFAWKRRWFVLRSGRLTGDPDVLEYYKNDHAKKPIRIIDLNLCEQVDAGLVFPKKEFEHSYIFDIKTIDRIFYLVAESEEEMNRWVRSICDICGFNPTEEDLRPSSVPVQAPIEIPMTAGSDVSAHSHHGQLPQPYQLLNVPPVESANNHEDPPDYLLLINCQSKKPEPSRSHADSAKSVTSETDCNDNVATHKSSSAHKHTLNGYFQQSSVYDSPSRAGSCSESSLYNLPRSYSQDVLPKAVSPSGTDVDGDQSVFNMSGASLLESQLRQMSVSYDIPPSSGSTYQIPRTVHENSLGQSTTKLETIADVPPPRPPKPYYSSERSPAEHSLTRTASETDSNYCVPTGGMATSRSNTVSSLELNKYRKDMSSQELYDVPRPFPSDRSSSLEGFHFKNRSMLAMGSFSTEELDENYVPMNPNSPPRQHSNSCTEPIQETNYVPMTPGTFDFSAFGMQVPPPAHMGFRSSPQTPPRRSVPSTDCEPPPVDRNLKPHRKVKPAPLEIKPVPDWVELPVRSPVTRSFTRDSSRFPMPPRPDSVHSTASSSDSQDSEENYVPMNPNLPTDGPCIFESNSLDGGNSPMVKPKGDKQVEYLDLDLDSGKSTPPRKKKSTGSGSSAAEEKVDYVVVDKEKTLALTNTRKAWTDERQSTESETPTKSVK, encoded by the exons GCATGGAAGCGGAGGTGGTTTGTGCTTCGAAGCGGGCGTTTAACTGGCGATCCTGATGTGCTCGAATACTACAAAAATGACCATGCCAAGAAGCCTATTCGTATTATTGACTTGAACCTTTGTGAACAAGTTGATGCTGGACTGGTTTTCCCCAAAAAAGAATTTGAACATAGTTATATTTTTGATATAAAAACTATTGATCGGATATTTTATTTGGTAGCCGAAAGTGAAGAGGAAATGAATCGGTGGGTTCGAAGCATATGTGACATCTGCGGTTTCAACCCCACTGAAGAGG ATCTGAGACCCTCCAGTGTTCCTGTACAAGCACCCATTGAGATTCCCATGACTGCAGGCTCCGATGTCTCTGCCCATTCACACCATGGTCAACTCCCCCAGCCCTACCAACTCCTTAACGTACCACCTGTAGAGTCTGCAAACAACCACGAGGACCCCCCAGACTATTTACTGTTAATCAACTGCCAAAGCAAGAAACCAGAGCCATCAAG ATCTCATGCAGATTCTGCAAAGTCGGTAACATCTGAAACGGACTGCAATGATAATGTTGCCACTCATAAGAGTTCTTCAGCACACAAGCACACCCTAAATGGATACTTTCAGCAATCTAGTGTATATGACTCTCCATCCCGTGCTGGATCTTGCTCAGAGTCTAGTTTGTATAACTTGCCGAGAAGCTATTCACAAGATGTTTTACCAAAAGCAGTTTCTCCTTCTGGTACAGATGTGGATGGGGATCAGAGTGTTTTTAATATGTCCGGTGCATCCTTATTGGAATCCCAGCTAAGGCAAATGTCTGTAAGCTATGACATTCCACCCAGCTCAGGAAGCACATATCAGATACCTCGGACTGTACATGAAAACTCTTTAGGACAGTCTACAACAAAGTTAGAGACTATTGCTGATGTTCCCCCACCAAGACCACCAAAGCCTTATTACTCTTCTGAGCGCTCCCCAGCAGAACACAGTCTAACACGCACTGCCTCAGAGACTGACAGTAACTACTGTGTGCCTACAGGAGGAATGGCCACATCACGTAGTAATACAGTCTCTAGTTTAGAATTAAATAAATATAGGAAAG atatGAGTTCCCAAGAGTTGTATGATGTTCCACGTCCTTTCCCCAGTGATAGATCTAGTTCACTTGAGGGTTTTCATTTT AAAAATAGAAGCATGTTGGCAATGGGTAGTTTCTCTACAGAAGAATTAGATGAAAACTATGTTCCTATGAACCCCAATTCTCCTCCTCGGCAGCATTCAAACAGCTGCACAGAACCCATCCAAGAAACCAACTACGTTCCCATGACCCCAGGCACGTTTGATTTCTCAGCATTCGGGATGCAAGTTCCACCTCCAGCTCACATGGGGTTTAGATCCAGTCCCCAAACCCCACCAAGGAGGTCTGTGCCCTCCACTGACTGTGAGCCTCCACCTGTAGATAGAAATCTGAAACCTCACAGAAAAG TTAAACCAGCGCCACTGGAAATAAAGCCAGTCCCTGATTGGGTGGAGTTACCTGTTCGCTCTCCCGTAACCAGAAGCTTTACACGAGA TTCCTCCAGGTTTCCCATGCCTCCCAGACCGGACTCTGTTCATAGCACAGCTTCCAGCAGTGACTCACAGGACAGTGAAGAAAACTATGTGCCTATGAATCCCAATCTACCCACAGATGGCCCA TGCATATTTGAGAGCAACAGCCTGGATGGAGGGAACAGCCCCATGGTGAAACCGAAAGGTGACAAACAAGTAGAATATCTAGATTTGGACTTGGACTCTGGCAAGTCAACACCTCCAAGAAAA AAGAAGAGCACGGGGTCTGGTAGCAGTGCAGCAGAAGAAAAGGTGGATTATGTTGTTGTTGACAAGGAAAAAACCCTGGCACTGACAAATACCAGGAAGGCATGGACTGACGAAAGACAGTCGACCGAATCTGAAACCCCAACTAAGAGCGTCAAATGA